A portion of the Thunnus albacares chromosome 23, fThuAlb1.1, whole genome shotgun sequence genome contains these proteins:
- the gpr85 gene encoding probable G protein-coupled receptor 85, which translates to MIPPPSMANYSHAGDHTILQNVSPLATFLKLTSLGFIIGVGVVGNLLISILLVKDKSLHRAPYYFLLDLCASDILRSAICFPFVFTSVKNGSAWTYGTLTCKVIAFLGVLSCFHTAFMLFCVSVTRYLAIAHHRFYTKRLTFWTCLAVICMVWTLSVAMAFPPVLDVGTYSFIREEDQCTFQHRSFRANDSLGFMLLLALILLATQLVYLKLIFFVHDRRKMKPVQFVPAVSQNWTFHGPGASGQAAANWLAGFGRGPTPPTLLGIRQNSNAAGRRRLLVLDEFKTEKRISRMFYIMTFFFLALWGPYLVACYWRVFARGPVVPGGYLTAAVWMSFAQAGVNPFICIFSNRELRRCFSTTLLYCRKSRLPREPYCVI; encoded by the coding sequence ATGATCCCTCCTCCATCTATGGCGAACTATAGCCATGCAGGGGACCACACCATCTTGCAGAATGTCTCTCCTCTCGCCACGTTCCTCAAACTGACCTCTCTGGGTTTCATCATTGGAGTCGGTGTGGTTGGAAACCTCCTGATCtccatcctgctggtcaaagacAAGAGCCTGCACCGAGCACCCTACTATTTCCTGCTGGACCTGTGCGCCTCCGATATCCTTCGCTCTGCCATCTGTTTCCCCTTTGTCTTCACCTCGGTCAAGAATGGATCTGCCTGGACCTATGGCACGCTGACCTGCAAAGTGATCGCCTTCCTGGGTGTGCTCTCCTGTTTCCACACGGCGTTCATGCTATTCTGCGTGAGCGTCACCCGCTACCTGGCCATTGCACATCACCGTTTCTACACCAAGAGGCTGACCTTCTGGACCTGTCTGGCTGTCATCTGCATGGTGTGGACGTTGTCAGTGGCTATGGCGTTCCCGCCAGTGCTAGACGTAGGGACATACTCTTTTATCCGGGAGGAGGACCAGTGCACATTCCAGCACCGCTCCTTTAGGGCGAATGATTCACTGGGCTTCATGCTCCTGCTGGCGCTCATTCTCCTGGCCACACAGCTGGTTTACCTCAAGCTCATCTTCTTCGTCCATGACCGTCGAAAGATGAAGCCTGTCCAGTTCGTGCCTGCTGTCAGCCAGAACTGGACCTTCCACGGGCCAGGCGCCAGCGGGCAGGCGGCGGCCAACTGGCTGGCTGGATTTGGTAGAGGCCCCACCCCGCCTACTTTGCTGGGCATCCGGCAGAACAGCAACGCAGCGGGCCGCAGGCGTCTACTGGTATTGGATGAATTCAAAACAGAGAAGAGGATTAGTAGGATGTTCTACATCATGACGTTTTTCTTCCTGGCACTGTGGGGGCCCTATCTGGTAGCCTGCTACTGGCGGGTGTTTGCAAGGGGCCCTGTAGTCCCTGGGGGCTACCTGACGGCAGCTGTGTGGATGAGCTTTGCCCAGGCTGGGGTCAATCCTTTCATCTGCATCTTCTCCAACAGGGAGCTCCGGCGCTGCTTCAGCACCACACTCCTCTACTGCAGAAAATCCAGGTTACCAAGGGAACCCTACTGCGTTATATGA